Proteins from a single region of Bacillales bacterium:
- the shc gene encoding squalene--hopene cyclase gives MNDLHVPIRQSIDRRCQRLAQTQASDGSWHYCFEGPLMDNAFTTILLRSLKTDGCEPLIQALARDIMHRQQLNGTWNNYPDEPNGNLSATIQAYTALLYTGVCKRSDENMKKAERFIRAEGGLDHADILTKVMLAMNGHYPWPLIRFPLSFLLLPSKFPVNFYELSSYARVHFVPVMLCADKKFHIKNASRPDLSHLRLGNMPHWLSFRSSSLSYVLKEQAYKLSQLPFHLFHAGIKQAERYMLDRIEPNGTLCTYASSTIFMVYALLALGYDKHSPAIQNALKGVLSYVWQTKSFIHVQNSPSTVWDTALLTYALERAGLKQNRPVIEKGAAYLLRQQQTKKGDWSIHNPNTAPGGWGFSEHNTINPDIDDTQAALHAIAPFLKLNSRYLNAWHRGVRWLLSMQNDDGGWAAFEKNTGQAWMTLLPVPHMKNAGIDRSTADITGRVLAFLGSRLKLDRTHPRVKAAIRWLMAHQKADGSWYGRWCVCYLYGTWAAVTGLRAVGVPANAPAIRKAVSFLKQTQRPDGGWGESCTSAAIDKFQPLPFSTPSQTAWAVNALTCCSDDVSPEVEKGCLFLTKTHRAEEISYPTGIGLPGEFYIRYHSYDEIWPLLALSEFRNKWNG, from the coding sequence GTGAATGACTTACACGTACCGATCCGGCAATCGATCGACAGGCGATGCCAGCGTTTAGCGCAAACACAAGCGAGCGACGGATCGTGGCATTACTGCTTCGAAGGTCCGTTAATGGATAACGCGTTTACGACGATTTTGCTGCGAAGCTTGAAAACCGACGGATGCGAACCCCTCATCCAAGCGCTCGCACGCGATATCATGCACCGCCAACAACTAAACGGAACTTGGAACAATTACCCTGACGAACCGAACGGAAATTTATCAGCAACGATCCAAGCCTACACCGCACTGCTTTACACCGGCGTTTGCAAACGATCGGACGAGAACATGAAAAAAGCGGAGCGGTTTATACGCGCCGAAGGCGGGTTGGACCATGCAGACATACTTACAAAAGTGATGCTCGCGATGAATGGGCATTATCCATGGCCGCTCATCCGATTCCCGCTTTCGTTCTTGCTGCTGCCGAGCAAATTTCCAGTCAATTTTTATGAATTAAGCAGTTATGCACGCGTTCATTTCGTCCCGGTCATGCTCTGTGCCGACAAGAAATTTCATATAAAAAACGCAAGCCGCCCTGATTTGTCTCACCTTCGCCTCGGAAATATGCCGCACTGGCTGTCATTTCGCTCGTCATCGCTGTCTTACGTATTAAAAGAACAAGCGTACAAACTGTCGCAACTTCCTTTTCACTTGTTTCATGCGGGAATCAAACAAGCAGAACGGTATATGCTCGATCGAATTGAACCGAACGGCACATTGTGCACGTATGCAAGCAGTACGATTTTCATGGTTTATGCGCTGCTCGCGTTAGGTTACGACAAGCATTCGCCAGCGATACAAAATGCACTGAAAGGCGTGCTCTCTTACGTTTGGCAAACGAAATCCTTCATTCATGTACAAAATTCTCCGTCAACCGTTTGGGACACGGCATTGCTCACGTACGCGCTCGAACGGGCAGGTTTGAAGCAAAATCGGCCCGTTATCGAAAAAGGTGCCGCCTATTTATTGCGTCAGCAACAGACGAAAAAAGGCGATTGGTCGATTCACAACCCGAACACCGCCCCCGGCGGCTGGGGATTCTCCGAACACAATACGATCAACCCCGACATCGATGATACGCAAGCCGCCTTGCATGCGATTGCCCCATTCCTGAAGCTGAATTCCCGTTATCTCAACGCATGGCATCGAGGTGTTCGCTGGCTGTTGTCGATGCAAAATGACGACGGCGGTTGGGCTGCTTTTGAAAAAAATACCGGTCAGGCGTGGATGACCCTGCTTCCTGTTCCGCATATGAAAAATGCCGGAATTGACCGTTCCACTGCAGATATTACTGGAAGGGTGTTAGCTTTTCTCGGCTCCCGCTTGAAACTTGACCGAACCCATCCGCGCGTGAAGGCAGCGATCCGCTGGTTAATGGCCCATCAAAAAGCAGACGGCTCTTGGTACGGACGTTGGTGCGTATGCTATTTGTATGGAACGTGGGCTGCCGTGACCGGTTTGCGGGCCGTCGGCGTTCCCGCGAACGCTCCCGCCATTCGGAAGGCCGTCTCCTTTTTGAAGCAAACGCAACGACCAGACGGAGGCTGGGGGGAATCTTGCACAAGCGCTGCCATCGACAAATTTCAGCCGTTACCTTTCAGCACCCCCTCGCAAACGGCGTGGGCAGTGAATGCCCTTACCTGCTGCAGTGAC
- the sufC gene encoding Fe-S cluster assembly ATPase SufC → MSAPHLKIEDLHVSIEGKEIVKGFDLEIKGGEIHAVMGPNGTGKSTVASAIMGHPKYEITKGKVWYNGEDLLEMDVDERARSGVFLAMQYPSEISGVTNADFLRSSINARREEGNEINLMKFIKKLDEKMELLDIDQSFAQRYLNEGFSGGEKKRNEILQLMMLEPSIAILDEIDSGLDIDALKVVAKGVNEMRSPDFGCLIITHYQRLLNYIKPDKVHVMMQGRIVKSGGPELAERLEAEGYDGLKQELGIEDETVGQQA, encoded by the coding sequence ATGTCTGCACCGCATTTAAAGATCGAGGACTTGCATGTTTCGATCGAAGGGAAAGAAATTGTCAAAGGCTTTGACCTTGAAATAAAGGGCGGAGAAATTCATGCCGTCATGGGACCGAACGGAACGGGGAAATCGACCGTTGCATCCGCTATTATGGGTCATCCGAAGTACGAAATTACGAAGGGGAAAGTATGGTATAACGGCGAAGATTTGCTGGAAATGGACGTCGACGAAAGAGCCCGCTCCGGGGTTTTCCTCGCGATGCAGTATCCGAGCGAAATCAGCGGCGTAACGAACGCAGATTTTCTTCGCTCGTCGATCAACGCCCGCAGAGAAGAAGGAAATGAAATCAATTTAATGAAGTTCATTAAAAAACTAGATGAAAAAATGGAACTTCTCGACATCGACCAATCGTTTGCTCAGCGGTATTTGAACGAAGGTTTCTCCGGAGGGGAGAAAAAGCGCAATGAAATCTTGCAGCTCATGATGCTTGAGCCGTCCATTGCGATTCTTGATGAAATCGACTCCGGATTGGACATCGACGCCTTGAAAGTCGTCGCCAAAGGCGTGAACGAAATGCGTTCGCCGGATTTCGGTTGTCTGATCATCACGCACTATCAACGGTTGTTGAATTACATCAAGCCCGACAAAGTACACGTCATGATGCAAGGTCGGATTGTAAAAAGCGGCGGACCTGAGCTCGCCGAACGGCTGGAAGCCGAAGGTTACGACGGCTTGAAGCAAGAGCTCGGCATCGAAGACGAAACTGTTGGACAACAGGCATAG
- the sufD gene encoding Fe-S cluster assembly protein SufD — MTTETKQLQFEKDEISRFSKERGEPQWMHDLRLEALEAAETLPMPRPEKTRIKGWNFTEFQYNVKSDRIGSLEELPDSVGALVGKNEQSGNILVHRNQTNAFEQLSEQLKEQGVIFTDMATALREHGDLVENYFMKAVDVHENRLTALHAALLNSGTFLYVPKNVEVKVPLQAVYWKDNPEAGLVNHVLIVAEDHSSVTYVENYVSEDQHVSSVANIIAEVYAGNNARIAFGAVDNFASDVTTFLYRRGQAERDGRIEWALGQMNDGNTISDTTTNLIGNGSFTDVKSVSVGRGEQSQNYVTRVNHHGMNSEGFILTHGVMKDKAQSIFNGITKIEHGASKSNGQQTERVLMLSEGARGDANPILLIDEDDVEAGHAASVGRIDPIQMFYLMSRGITKKEAERLIIHGFLAPVVDELPIEGVKKQLIEVIERKMK, encoded by the coding sequence ATGACGACGGAAACGAAACAATTGCAGTTCGAGAAAGATGAAATCAGCCGTTTTTCCAAAGAGCGCGGCGAACCCCAATGGATGCACGATCTGCGATTGGAGGCACTCGAGGCAGCGGAAACTCTTCCGATGCCGCGTCCGGAAAAAACACGCATTAAAGGCTGGAATTTTACCGAATTTCAATATAACGTGAAATCCGATCGAATCGGTTCCCTCGAAGAGCTCCCTGATTCGGTCGGTGCGCTCGTCGGAAAGAATGAGCAATCGGGGAACATTCTCGTTCACCGCAACCAGACGAACGCTTTTGAACAACTTTCCGAGCAGTTGAAGGAACAAGGTGTCATCTTTACCGATATGGCGACAGCTTTAAGGGAACATGGAGATCTCGTCGAAAACTATTTCATGAAAGCCGTGGATGTTCACGAAAATCGGCTTACGGCCCTTCATGCAGCTCTGTTGAATTCCGGGACGTTCCTCTATGTTCCGAAAAACGTCGAGGTTAAGGTTCCGCTGCAAGCGGTTTACTGGAAAGACAATCCTGAGGCCGGATTGGTCAACCACGTGCTGATCGTTGCTGAAGATCATAGTTCCGTCACTTATGTGGAAAACTACGTGTCGGAAGATCAACACGTTTCTTCGGTTGCGAATATCATCGCGGAAGTGTATGCGGGGAACAATGCACGCATTGCCTTTGGTGCGGTCGACAATTTTGCCTCCGATGTGACGACGTTTCTTTACCGACGCGGTCAAGCCGAACGTGACGGGAGAATCGAATGGGCACTTGGCCAGATGAACGATGGGAACACAATCTCCGACACGACAACGAATTTGATCGGTAATGGTTCATTTACAGACGTGAAATCGGTGTCGGTCGGCAGGGGCGAGCAAAGTCAAAACTACGTAACGCGCGTCAATCATCACGGCATGAATTCGGAAGGCTTCATATTGACGCACGGCGTAATGAAAGACAAAGCTCAATCGATTTTCAATGGGATTACGAAAATTGAGCACGGCGCTTCAAAGTCGAACGGCCAGCAAACCGAGCGTGTCTTAATGTTGAGTGAAGGCGCGCGCGGAGACGCCAATCCGATTTTGCTTATCGACGAAGACGACGTTGAAGCCGGGCACGCCGCTTCCGTCGGACGGATCGATCCGATACAAATGTTTTATTTGATGAGCCGCGGCATTACGAAGAAGGAGGCCGAACGCCTAATTATTCACGGTTTTCTTGCCCCAGTCGTTGATGAGCTTCCGATCGAAGGCGTGAAAAAGCAACTTATCGAAGTCATTGAAAGGAAAATGAAGTAA
- a CDS encoding cysteine desulfurase translates to MDAAELKKSFPILNQEVNGHPLVYLDSAATSQKPLEVIDAVNDYYQRLNSNVHRGVHTLGTRATDAYEGAREKVRRFIQASSTEEVIFTRGTTTALNTVAYSYGNAHVGEGDEIVITPMEHHSNLIPWQQLAKRKKAVLKYIPMQHDGTLSMEDVEKTITGKTKIVALTHVSNVLGTINPIKEITSIAHRHGAVMVVDGAQAVPHMKVDVSDLDCDFYAFSGHKMTGPTGIGVLYGKKEHLRKMDPVEFGGEMIDFVDLHDSTWKELPWKFEGGTPVIAGAVGLGAAVDFLTNIGMDEIHAHEEKLVHYMMDRMSDVEGIHIYGPDKRAGLVTFNVGDIHPHDVATVLDSEGVAVRAGHHCAQPLMKELGVSATARASLYLYNTEEDVDAFVRALKTTKEYFGDVIR, encoded by the coding sequence ATGGATGCAGCGGAACTGAAAAAATCATTTCCGATTTTGAATCAGGAAGTGAACGGACACCCGCTTGTTTATTTAGACAGCGCGGCGACTTCGCAAAAGCCGTTGGAAGTCATCGATGCTGTAAATGATTACTACCAACGGCTGAATTCCAACGTTCATCGCGGCGTACACACGCTTGGCACAAGAGCGACGGATGCATACGAAGGGGCTCGCGAAAAAGTAAGGCGTTTCATTCAGGCATCGTCGACGGAAGAAGTCATCTTTACGCGCGGAACGACGACAGCTTTGAATACGGTAGCATACAGTTACGGAAATGCCCATGTCGGCGAAGGGGACGAAATTGTTATTACGCCGATGGAGCACCACAGTAATTTAATTCCGTGGCAGCAATTGGCGAAACGAAAAAAAGCCGTTTTGAAATATATTCCGATGCAGCATGACGGCACTCTTTCTATGGAAGATGTGGAAAAAACGATTACCGGAAAGACAAAGATCGTCGCTTTGACCCATGTATCCAACGTGCTTGGGACAATTAATCCGATTAAGGAAATTACTTCCATCGCTCACCGGCATGGAGCGGTCATGGTCGTCGACGGGGCGCAGGCTGTTCCGCATATGAAAGTAGACGTCAGTGACCTTGACTGCGACTTTTACGCGTTTTCCGGCCATAAGATGACCGGACCGACCGGAATCGGCGTTCTGTACGGAAAAAAGGAACATCTTCGTAAAATGGATCCGGTCGAATTCGGCGGCGAAATGATTGATTTTGTCGATTTGCACGATTCGACTTGGAAAGAACTTCCTTGGAAGTTCGAAGGCGGAACGCCGGTAATCGCCGGGGCGGTTGGACTTGGCGCGGCTGTTGATTTTTTGACGAATATCGGAATGGATGAAATTCATGCGCACGAAGAAAAGTTGGTACACTACATGATGGACCGTATGTCCGATGTGGAAGGCATTCACATTTACGGTCCAGACAAACGCGCAGGACTCGTCACTTTCAATGTCGGAGACATTCACCCGCACGATGTTGCCACCGTGCTCGATTCCGAAGGGGTCGCGGTACGCGCCGGGCACCACTGCGCGCAACCATTAATGAAAGAGCTCGGCGTTTCAGCCACGGCGAGGGCAAGCTTGTACTTGTACAATACGGAAGAAGATGTTGACGCCTTCGTTCGAGCATTAAAAACGACAAAGGAGTATTTCGGAGATGTCATTCGGTAA
- a CDS encoding SUF system NifU family Fe-S cluster assembly protein, producing the protein MSFGNLDQLYRQVIMDHYKNPRNRGELSDDGTLKVNMNNPTCGDRIQLNMKVEDGKIVDAKFTGEGCSISLSSADMMAGVVVGKSVDEAMELSEIFSNMMLGKAYDDETYDLEDIEALQGVAKFPARIKCATLAWKAMEKGLNEAGEDGR; encoded by the coding sequence ATGTCATTCGGTAACCTTGATCAGTTGTACCGTCAAGTGATCATGGATCATTATAAAAACCCGCGCAATCGCGGGGAGCTGTCCGACGACGGGACACTCAAAGTGAACATGAACAATCCGACATGCGGCGACCGGATTCAGTTGAACATGAAGGTCGAGGACGGCAAGATCGTCGATGCAAAGTTCACCGGAGAAGGCTGTTCGATCAGTTTGTCGTCGGCCGATATGATGGCGGGCGTCGTCGTTGGCAAATCCGTTGACGAGGCGATGGAACTTTCCGAGATCTTTTCCAACATGATGCTCGGCAAAGCGTACGACGACGAAACGTACGATCTCGAAGACATTGAAGCCCTTCAAGGGGTGGCTAAATTTCCGGCGCGGATCAAGTGCGCGACGCTTGCGTGGAAGGCGATGGAAAAAGGGTTAAACGAGGCGGGCGAAGACGGCCGGTAA